A genomic window from Flavobacterium hankyongi includes:
- a CDS encoding M13 family metallopeptidase → MNYNKVAILVLGVALFVTSCKKEKVFDVNAPDVLVTNRDTLIDPSDDFFSYANGGWFKKNPIPDSERSNGIFRTIGDTINSQIRQICEKSASENADKGTNKQKIGDFYASGMDTITINKQGINPLKNELAKIDAIKDIPSLVNSIAYLHTIGANPAFGFYVGQDDKISEKYALFFSQGGLGMGNRDYYFNTDKETVTIRAEYVKHLEAMSKLMGNDVSSAKSNAQVIMKLETELANNSRKLEALRDPIKNYNKMSLTEFKSVTPNIAWDKMLSIMNIKKADTVIVGQPEFYKALDKTIKSYSINDWKTYLKWDLVNSYASYLSNDFEKQNFYFYSTVMSGVKEQKPRWKRVVEQTDGSLGELIGQVYVDEYLPKGTKEKLLEIGNNIRDVYAERIKKLDWMSPETKKKALHKLSKIVMKVGYPDKWKDMSSVSISRDAYCANVISVNKWSYNDMSNKFGKAVDRTEWGMYPQTYNAYYSPSNNEICVPACNIIVPGFEGRMPDDAILYGIIGGSTFGHEITHGFDDQGSQYDEKGNLNNWWTSDDLKKFKEKTKAIVAQYSKYEALPGKFVNGDATQGENIADLGGVVMGYEAFKKTNQFKENKKIAGLTPNQRFFLAYGYAWMVNIKPESLGQQLITDVHAPAKYRINGVLSNIDEFYKTFNIKKGGKMFIPVKDRIVIW, encoded by the coding sequence ATGAATTATAATAAAGTTGCAATCCTTGTACTTGGGGTTGCTTTATTTGTGACAAGTTGCAAAAAAGAAAAAGTATTTGATGTCAATGCTCCCGATGTATTGGTTACTAATAGAGATACATTAATAGATCCTTCTGATGATTTCTTTAGTTATGCAAACGGAGGATGGTTTAAAAAAAACCCAATTCCAGATTCGGAACGAAGTAATGGAATTTTTAGAACTATTGGTGATACAATCAATAGTCAAATAAGACAAATCTGTGAAAAATCTGCTTCGGAAAATGCAGACAAAGGAACTAACAAACAAAAAATAGGCGATTTTTATGCATCAGGTATGGATACAATTACTATTAATAAGCAAGGTATTAACCCTTTGAAAAATGAGTTAGCTAAAATTGATGCTATAAAAGATATTCCTTCTCTTGTAAACTCTATTGCTTATTTACATACTATTGGTGCAAATCCAGCATTTGGTTTTTATGTAGGTCAAGATGATAAAATTAGTGAAAAATATGCTTTGTTCTTTTCTCAAGGCGGGTTAGGAATGGGTAATCGTGATTACTATTTTAATACTGATAAAGAAACGGTTACAATTAGAGCTGAATATGTAAAGCATCTTGAAGCAATGTCAAAATTGATGGGCAATGATGTTTCTTCGGCAAAGTCGAATGCTCAAGTAATTATGAAGTTAGAAACAGAATTGGCGAACAATTCTAGAAAACTTGAAGCACTTCGTGATCCAATTAAGAATTACAACAAAATGTCTTTAACCGAATTTAAATCGGTTACGCCAAATATTGCTTGGGACAAAATGCTTTCAATAATGAATATAAAAAAGGCAGATACGGTAATTGTTGGTCAACCTGAATTCTATAAAGCATTAGATAAAACAATTAAGTCGTACTCAATCAATGATTGGAAAACCTATTTAAAATGGGATTTGGTTAATAGTTACGCTTCTTATTTGAGTAATGATTTTGAGAAACAAAATTTCTACTTTTATTCAACAGTAATGAGTGGTGTAAAAGAACAAAAACCGCGTTGGAAAAGAGTTGTGGAGCAAACAGACGGTTCTTTAGGGGAATTGATTGGGCAAGTTTATGTAGATGAATATTTACCAAAAGGTACAAAAGAGAAGCTTTTAGAGATTGGTAACAATATTCGCGATGTTTATGCTGAACGAATTAAGAAGCTTGACTGGATGAGTCCAGAAACTAAGAAAAAAGCATTGCATAAGCTTTCAAAAATAGTTATGAAAGTTGGTTATCCGGATAAGTGGAAAGACATGTCTTCTGTTTCTATTAGCAGAGATGCATATTGTGCTAATGTGATTTCTGTAAACAAATGGAGCTATAATGATATGTCTAATAAATTTGGTAAAGCTGTAGATAGAACAGAATGGGGAATGTATCCACAAACATATAATGCTTATTACAGTCCAAGCAATAATGAAATTTGTGTTCCTGCATGTAATATAATTGTTCCTGGATTTGAAGGAAGAATGCCAGATGATGCCATTTTATATGGAATTATTGGAGGTTCGACTTTTGGTCACGAAATCACTCATGGTTTTGATGATCAAGGAAGTCAGTATGATGAAAAAGGTAATTTAAATAACTGGTGGACTTCAGATGATTTGAAAAAATTTAAAGAAAAAACTAAAGCTATAGTAGCTCAATACAGTAAATATGAGGCTTTGCCAGGTAAATTTGTTAATGGAGATGCAACTCAAGGTGAAAATATTGCTGATTTAGGTGGAGTGGTAATGGGTTATGAAGCATTTAAAAAAACAAATCAGTTTAAGGAGAATAAAAAAATAGCTGGTTTAACACCAAATCAAAGATTCTTTTTAGCTTATGGTTATGCTTGGATGGTAAATATAAAACCAGAATCACTAGGTCAACAATTGATAACAGATGTTCATGCTCCAGCAAAATATAGAATTAATGGAGTGTTGAGTAATATTGATGAGTTTTATAAAACATTCAATATTAAAAAAGGTGGTAAAATGTTTATTCCTGTAAAAGATAGAATCGTGATTTGGTAA
- the tsaE gene encoding tRNA (adenosine(37)-N6)-threonylcarbamoyltransferase complex ATPase subunit type 1 TsaE, with the protein MKIEFSLEEINKIAQKVIESNPEKVILFNGEMGAGKTTLIKSICKYLGVENPTSSPTFSLVNEYEIPNNQLVYHFDVYRLKNQNEALDMGIDEYLYSGNWCFIEWAEKIEDLIPENHSIITISTLSNGKRLLELKLL; encoded by the coding sequence ATGAAAATCGAGTTTTCACTAGAGGAAATAAACAAAATAGCCCAAAAAGTCATCGAATCAAATCCTGAAAAAGTAATTCTTTTTAATGGAGAAATGGGTGCTGGCAAAACAACTTTAATTAAAAGTATTTGCAAATATCTTGGAGTAGAAAATCCAACAAGTAGCCCTACTTTTAGTTTAGTTAATGAATACGAAATACCTAATAACCAATTAGTTTATCATTTTGATGTTTATAGATTAAAAAATCAAAATGAAGCTCTTGATATGGGCATCGATGAGTATTTATATTCTGGAAATTGGTGTTTTATAGAATGGGCAGAAAAAATAGAAGATTTAATTCCGGAAAACCATTCAATCATAACAATATCAACTCT
- a CDS encoding bifunctional response regulator/alkaline phosphatase family protein has protein sequence MSIKILWVDDEIDLLKPHILFLEKKNYTVKTCNNGRDAVDLIQEENFDIVFLDENMPGMSGLETLSEIKEKISTVPVIMITKSEEEYIMEEAIGSKIADYLIKPVNPNQILLSLKKNLDHSRLISEKTTLDYQKEFRKISMDMVMVNSYEEWIDLYKKLMFWEMELENIDDQNMSQILESQKAEANSQFGKFIEKNYEDWFQPKADKPIQSHEVFKQLVVPELKGSENVLFVVIDNLRYDQWKAFESVIGNHYKLEAETPYYAILPTATQYARNALFSGLLPLDMEKQFPQYWKNDIDEGGKNLYEAEFLDAQIKRLGLNIQHEYFKITNFTNGKKLAENFKALKDKKLVSVVYNFVDMLSHAKTDMEVVKELASDDKAYRSLTLSWFKNSPLLEIIQQAQKLGFKLILTTDHGTINCKNPSKVIGDKNTSLNLRYKTGRSLTYEQKDVYAVKEPKKIGLPIVNMTSSYIFAKNDYFLAYVNNYNHYVSFYRNTYQHGGISLEEMIVPFLVFSPKK, from the coding sequence ATGAGCATTAAGATACTTTGGGTTGATGATGAAATCGACTTATTAAAACCACACATATTATTTCTTGAAAAGAAAAATTATACAGTCAAAACATGTAACAACGGACGTGATGCTGTAGACTTAATTCAGGAAGAAAATTTCGATATTGTTTTTCTGGACGAAAACATGCCAGGAATGTCAGGATTAGAGACTTTATCTGAGATAAAGGAAAAAATATCTACAGTTCCAGTAATTATGATTACTAAAAGCGAAGAGGAATATATCATGGAGGAAGCCATTGGTTCTAAAATAGCCGATTACTTAATCAAACCTGTAAATCCAAACCAAATTCTATTAAGTTTAAAAAAGAATTTGGATCACTCACGATTAATTTCTGAAAAGACTACGCTTGATTATCAAAAAGAATTCCGTAAAATATCTATGGATATGGTAATGGTTAATTCTTATGAAGAATGGATTGATTTATATAAAAAATTAATGTTTTGGGAAATGGAGCTGGAAAACATAGACGATCAAAATATGTCCCAAATTCTTGAATCTCAAAAAGCTGAAGCCAATTCACAATTTGGTAAGTTTATTGAGAAAAATTACGAAGATTGGTTTCAGCCAAAAGCTGACAAACCAATTCAGTCACATGAAGTTTTCAAACAACTTGTTGTTCCCGAATTAAAAGGTAGTGAAAATGTTTTATTTGTTGTAATTGACAACTTACGATATGATCAATGGAAAGCTTTTGAAAGTGTAATAGGAAATCATTACAAACTTGAAGCGGAAACACCATATTATGCCATTTTGCCTACAGCTACTCAATATGCCAGAAATGCATTATTTTCAGGTCTATTACCTTTAGACATGGAAAAACAATTTCCACAGTATTGGAAAAACGATATAGATGAAGGTGGTAAAAATTTATATGAAGCTGAATTTTTAGATGCACAAATAAAAAGACTTGGATTAAATATTCAACACGAATATTTCAAAATTACCAACTTTACAAATGGAAAAAAATTAGCCGAAAATTTCAAAGCTTTAAAGGATAAAAAGCTAGTCTCGGTAGTGTACAACTTCGTCGATATGCTATCCCATGCAAAAACTGACATGGAAGTTGTTAAAGAATTAGCATCTGATGACAAGGCATATAGATCATTAACTTTAAGTTGGTTTAAAAATTCTCCATTATTAGAAATTATTCAACAAGCACAAAAACTAGGATTTAAACTTATTTTAACTACTGATCATGGGACAATTAACTGTAAAAACCCATCGAAAGTAATTGGAGATAAAAACACTAGTTTGAATTTACGCTACAAAACTGGCCGAAGTCTTACTTATGAACAAAAGGATGTATATGCTGTAAAAGAACCTAAAAAAATCGGCTTGCCAATTGTAAACATGACAAGTTCTTATATTTTTGCAAAAAATGATTATTTTCTTGCTTACGTAAATAACTATAATCATTATGTGAGTTTTTACAGAAACACCTATCAACATGGAGGTATTTCGTTAGAAGAAATGATTGTTCCCTTTTTAGTATTTAGTCCAAAGAAGTAA